In the Solanum pennellii chromosome 5, SPENNV200 genome, one interval contains:
- the LOC107020476 gene encoding uncharacterized protein LOC107020476 — protein sequence MPPSYFPLRWESTGDQWWFASPIDWAAANGHYDLVRELLHLDTNLLIKLTSLRRIRRLESVWDDEEQFDDVAKCRSEVAKKLLLEGETKKGHNSLIRAGYGGWLLYTAASAGDVEFVKQLLGRDPFLVFGEGEYGVTDMFYAAARSKNSQVFRLLLESSKGESAEEVSSTFQLELMNRAVHSAARGGNVEMLREILGNCSDVLVYRDAQGSTLLHSASGRGQVEVVKSLLERYDLINSRDNQGNTALHVAAYRGYLAVVKVLISVSPSSTTLRNNYGDTFLHMAVAGFRTPSFHRLDRQMELMKQLVRGKIIEIEEIINIRNNDGRTALHLAVIENIQTDVVELLMTAFSINLNIRDADGNTPLDLLKLRPQSASSEILIKRLISAGGISNCQDHMTRTVLASHLKMQGIGGSPGASFRIPDAEIFLYAGIDNAFDANSDCGSTEIASCWGEPSPCHSAAGSNSSNKLSSVNSAARRLKFLLRWKRKKERKEETRGLEDNMSVESYKLYSGFGQQPIPLRQRFSRMSSFPNNKRVLPVQNSLPSPSTKKKYAAGLMHGVIQMTPQSSYGSPSSAYSESSWSSPVVVNKEKRLDFGNASGGSSSLKMSNSREKSKLSHKHGSFNMKLMNQYFCFGAQGLAVESSVSCAQQDQHHRHPVVA from the exons ATGCCTCCAAGTTATTTTCCTCTGAGATGGGAAAGTACAGGGGATCAATGGTGGTTTGCTTCTCCTATTGATTGGGCAGCAGCAAATGGTCATTAtgatctagtgagggagttacTTCACTTAGACACTAATTTACTCATAAAACTTACATCTTTACGTAGAATAAGAAGGCTTGAGAGTGTTTGGGATGATGAAGAACAGTTTGATGATGTTGCAAAATGTAGGTCTGAGGTTGCTAAGAAACTTCTCCTTGAAGGTGAAACAAAGAAAGGACATAATTCTTTGATTAGAGCTGGATATGGTGGTTGGCTTCTTTATACTGCTGCTTCAGCTGGGGATGTGGAGTTTGTTAAACAGTTATTGGGAAGAGATCCTTTTTTGGTGTTTGGTGAAGGTGAGTATGGTGTGACTGATATGTTTTATGCAGCTGCTAGGAGTAAAAATTCTCAAGTTTTTAGGCTGTTGCTTGAGAGTAGTAAAGGGGAATCAGCAGAAGAGGTTTCTTCCACTTTTCAGTTGGAGTTGATGAATAGGGCAGTTCATTCTGCTGCTAGAGGGGGAAATGTGGAGATGTTGAGAGAGATTCTTGGAAATTGCTCTGATGTTTTGGTTTATAGAGATGCTCAAGGATCTACTCTCTTGCATTCTGCTTCTGGTAGAGGACAGGTTGAG GTTGTTAAGAGCTTACTGGAAAGGTATGACCTTATCAACTCCAGAGACAACCAAGGAAACACTGCACTGCATGTAGCTGCTTATAGGGGTTACTTAGCAGTGGTGAAAGTTCTTATATCTGTCTCTCCTTCATCTACCACATTGAGAAACAATTACGGAGACACGTTCCTTCACATGGCTGTAGCTGGCTTTCGGACCCCAAGTTTCCACAGGCTGGATCGACAAATGGAGTTAATGAAACAGTTGGTACGGGGAAAAATTATAGAGATTGAAGAGATTATCAACATCAGGAACAATGATGGTCGAACTGCTCTTCACTTGGCTGTAATTGAGAACATTCAGACTGATGTTGTGGAACTCCTTATGACTGCATTTTCAATAAATCTAAATATCCGTGATGCTGATGGAAATACTCCACTGGATCTCCTCAAGCTACGTCCGCAATCTGCATCTTCTGAGATATTGATTAAGCGCCTCATTTCAGCTGGAGGAATTTCGAATTGCCAAGACCATATGACAAGAACTGTCCTAGCTTCCCACCTGAAGATGCAGGGTATTGGAGGTAGTCCTGGTGCCTCTTTTAGGATCCCCGACGCTGAAATATTTCTGTATGCTGGCATTGATAATGCTTTTGATGCCAATAGTGATTGTGGAAGCACAGAAATTGCTTCGTGCTGGGGTGAACCAAGCCCTTGCCATTCTGCTGCAGGGTCGAACTCATCAAACAAGCTAAGCTCAGTTAACAGTGCTGCTAGACGCTTAAAGTTTCTTCTACGatggaaaaggaagaaagaacGAAAAGAAGAAACCAGAGGCTTAGAAGACAATATGTCTGTAGAATCTTACAAACTGTATTCTGGCTTCGGACAACAGCCAATTCCTCTTCGGCAAAGATTCTCGAGGATGTCATCATTTCCAAACAACAAAAGAGTGCTCCCTGTCCAAAACAGTCTTCCAAGTCCatccaccaaaaagaaatatgcAGCGGGGTTGATGCATGGTGTCATCCAAATGACACCACAGTCATCTTATGGATCACCATCGAGCGCTTATTCTGAATCGTCCTGGTCATCTCCAGTGGTTGTCAACAAAGAGAAGAGACTGGATTTTGGCAATGCAAGCGGAGGATCCTCTAGCTTAAAAATGTCAAACAGTAGGGAAAAGTCGAAACTATCACATAAACATGGCTCCTTCAACATGAAGTTAATGAATCAGTACTTCTGTTTCGGAGCTCAAGGCCTCGCTGTGGAAAGTTCTGTTAGTTGTGCACAACAAGATCAGCATCACAGGCATCCAGTGGTAGCATGA
- the LOC107019272 gene encoding lysine histidine transporter 2-like, producing MARVGENGVNKEIDTRTKEQKTIDEWLPITSSRTAKWWYSTMHNVTAMVGAGVLSLPYAMSQMGWGAGVTALVLSWVITFYTIWQMVEMHEMIPGKRFDRYHELGQCAFGDKLGLWIVVPQQLVVEVSTCIIYLVTGGKSLQKFQEIISPNAKPLKLTYFIIFFSSIQFLLSLLPNFNSLSSVSFVAAVLSISYSFIAWIASIKEHAVGTQVVSYSPRSTKDSDNVFMFLSALGNVAFSYAGHNVVLEIQATIPSTPENPSKKAMWKGVFIAYVIVAICYLPVAFIGYWVFGNGVEDNILLTLHKPVWIVAAANIFVVFHVIGSYQVFAMPVFDMIETFAVKTMKYKPSFSLRFLVRMVFVAFTLFVAITFPFFGGLMGFFGGFALAPTTYYLPCIIWLRLKKPKRFGLSWTINWVCIIVGILLTVLSPIGGMWSIIKSVKTYHFYQ from the exons ATGGCTCGCGTTGGTGAAAATGGAGTTAATAAAGAAATCGATACAAGGACTAAGGAGCAAAAAACAATCGATGAATGGCTACCGATAACATCGAGCCGGACTGCCAAGTGGTGGTACTCAACCATGCATAATGTTACCGCTATGGTTGGTGCTGGTGTTCTTAGTCTACCTTACGCTATGTCTCAGATgggatg GGGAGCTGGTGTAACAGCCCTGGTACTCTCATGGGTTATAACATTTTACACAATCTGGCAAATGGTTGAGATGCATGAAATGATTCCTGGAAAGAGATTTGACAGATATCATGAACTAGGTCAATGCGCGTTTGGCGATAAACTTGGCCTCTGGATCGTTGTTCCACAACAACTGGTGGTAGAGGTCAGCACTTGCATTATCTACCTAGTAACTGGGGGAAAATCACtgcaaaaatttcaagaaattatATCACCAAACGCCAAACCACTCAAGCTCACCTATTTCATCATCTTCTTTTCATCCATCCAGTTTCTCTTATCTCTCTTACCAAATTTCAACTCCCTCTCCTCTGTTTCATTTGTCGCGGCTGTTTTATCCATCTCATATTCTTTTATAGCATGGATTGCATCAATAAAAGAGCACGCGGTTGGTACACAAGTTGTTAGTTATAGTCCAAGAAGCACAAAAGATTCAGATAATGTGTTTATGTTTTTAAGTGCATTAGGTAATGTAGCATTTTCCTATGCTGGACATAATGTTGTACTTGAGATTCAAGCTACTATTCCTTCAACACCAGAGAATCCATCAAAAAAAGCTATGTGGAAAGGGGTATTCATAGCTTATGTTATAGTCGCGATATGCTATTTGCCTGTTGCTTTCATTGGATACTGGGTGTTTGGTAATGGAGTCGAGGATAACATTTTGCTTACACTACATAAACCTGTTTGGATTGTTGCTGCTGCGAACATCTTCGTAGTCTTTCATGTCATTGGAAGTTACCAG GTTTTTGCAATGCCAGTGTTTGACATGATTGAGACATTTGCTGTCAAGACAATGAAATATAAACCTTCTTTTTCCCTACGCTTTCTTGTGCGTATGGTTTTTGTTG CATTTACATTGTTTGTGGCTATCACATTTCCATTCTTTGGTGGTTTAATGGGATTCTTTGGAGGCTTTGCTTTGGCACCAACTACATACTAT CTTCCATGTATCATTTGGCTTAGACTCAAAAAGCCCAAAAGGTTTGGCTTGTCATGGACTATCAATTGG GTGTGTATCATAGTGGGTATTCTTTTGACTGTTTTATCTCCTATTGGTGGAATGTGGAGCATAATTAAATCTGTCAAGACTTATCACTTCTACCAATGA
- the LOC107020745 gene encoding ABC transporter C family member 7-like codes for MTLAVGAQTGAHMFKKRLIQLLHEKPVVYATDQLEFLDASDLILYYEGLLCNCLWKENQPLVVASCLLSWPSQVFRSCKNVI; via the exons ATGACCCTTGCTGTTGGTGCACAAACTGGAGCTCATATGTTCAAG AAACGCTTAATCCAACTTCTACATGAAAAACCAGTTGTTTATGCCACTGACCAGTTGGAATTTTTAGATGCCTCTGACCTCATCCTG TATTATGAAGGGCTGCTATGTAATTGTTTATGGAAGGAAAACCAGCCACTGGTTGTAGCGAGCTGCCTGCTGTCATGGCCATCCCAAGTATTCCG GTCTTGCAAAAATGTCATTTAG